In a single window of the Verrucomicrobiia bacterium genome:
- a CDS encoding NADPH:quinone reductase: MKAIRVHEFGVPENMKLEEAPDLKPGAGQVLVKVQAAGVNPVDTYIRAGTYPVKPALPFTPGFDAAGVVEAVGEGVRKFKKGDRVYTTATVTGAYASLAVCPESGVHPLPETLSFPQGAAIGIPYATAWHALFHKAQATAGETVLVHGASGGVGVAAVQIARAAGMTVIGTAGTPEGRKLVLGEGAHHALDHRNPAYLDEIKKITDGHGVSVILEMLANVNLPKDLGLLGFRGRVVVIGCRGDVEINPRLLMARDSSVTGMLIFNATPEEKKKIHADLFEGFKSGRLRPVVGRELPLKDAARAHHDVMESPAHGKIVLIP; encoded by the coding sequence ATGAAAGCCATCCGCGTTCATGAGTTCGGCGTTCCGGAAAATATGAAACTGGAAGAGGCGCCCGATCTCAAGCCGGGCGCGGGGCAAGTCCTGGTAAAAGTCCAGGCCGCGGGAGTGAATCCCGTGGACACCTACATCCGCGCGGGCACGTATCCCGTAAAACCCGCCCTGCCATTTACGCCGGGATTTGACGCGGCGGGCGTTGTCGAGGCCGTGGGCGAAGGCGTGCGCAAATTTAAAAAAGGCGACCGCGTTTACACGACCGCCACGGTGACGGGCGCCTATGCGTCCCTGGCCGTGTGCCCGGAATCGGGCGTGCATCCGCTGCCGGAAACGCTGAGCTTCCCGCAGGGCGCGGCCATCGGCATTCCCTATGCGACGGCCTGGCACGCGCTTTTTCACAAAGCCCAGGCGACGGCCGGCGAAACCGTACTCGTGCACGGCGCAAGCGGCGGTGTCGGCGTCGCGGCCGTGCAGATCGCGCGCGCCGCGGGCATGACCGTGATCGGGACCGCGGGCACGCCGGAAGGCCGCAAGTTAGTCTTGGGGGAAGGCGCGCATCACGCGCTCGATCATCGCAATCCCGCGTATCTCGACGAAATCAAAAAAATCACGGATGGGCACGGCGTTTCCGTGATCCTGGAAATGCTGGCCAACGTGAACCTGCCCAAAGATCTCGGCCTGCTGGGCTTCCGCGGCCGTGTCGTGGTGATCGGCTGCCGCGGCGACGTGGAAATTAATCCCCGGCTTCTCATGGCCAGGGACTCGAGCGTGACCGGCATGCTGATTTTCAATGCCACGCCGGAAGAGAAAAAGAAAATCCACGCGGATTTGTTCGAAGGTTTTAAAAGCGGCAGGCTGCGGCCCGTGGTCGGCCGCGAGCTTCCGCTGAAAGACGCGGCGCGGGCGCACCATGATGTCATGGAATCGCCGGCACACGGAAAAATCGTATTGATTCCCTAA